Proteins from a genomic interval of Benincasa hispida cultivar B227 chromosome 7, ASM972705v1, whole genome shotgun sequence:
- the LOC120081480 gene encoding pyrophosphate--fructose 6-phosphate 1-phosphotransferase subunit beta 1-like isoform X5 — MKCKYIELTAKFIYPYRNQFKQVEETAQKFDLDGLVIIGGDDSNTNVCLLVEKFSVHISTVGWLMGRAASHITLECALQTHPNITIIGEKVAAKHVLNLVINYDVVLFPEGLIDFIPEVAKIEIEKMLIQMVETELEKRRQEGAHNGWPIQGVLTFLRVQRDVGCMVYPRTLIQLIAMLWVTLLELSSRVEKLDQYHQSVCPTSFEDWTAGGTALTSLMDVERRHGRIRLEVSSSL; from the exons atgaaatgtaaatatataGAATTGACGGCAAAATTTATCTACCCATATCGCAATCAG TTTAAGCAAGTTGAAGAAACTGCTCAGAAGTTTGATTTGGATGGCCTTGTTATAATTGGTGGAGATGATTCCAACACAAATGTCTGTCTCCTCGTTGAAAAGTTTAG TGTACATATATCCACAGTTGGATGGCTTATGGGTCGTGCTGCTTCTCACATCACACTAGAGTGTGCTTTGCAAACTCATCCAAATATTACTATTATTGGAGAAAAG GTTGCGGCTAAGCATGTTCTGAACTTGGTCATTAATTATGATGTTGTACTTTTTCCCGAGGGTCTGATTGACTTCATTCCGGA GGTTGCCAAaatagaaattgaaaaaatgcTTATTCAAATGGTTGAAACTGAGTTGGAAAAGAGAAGGCAAGAAGGTGCACATAATGGATGGCCAATTCAAGGGGTACTCACATTTCTTAGG GTACAAAGGGATGTGGGATGTATGGTTTACCCACGAACTTTGATTCAACTTATTGCTATGCTTTGGGTTACATTGCTGGAGCTCTCCTCTAGAGTAGAAAAACTGGACCAATATCATCAGTCTGTCTGTCCCACTTCCT TTGAAGATTGGACGGCTGGCGGAACTGCATTGACTTCGTTAATGGACGTGGAGAGGAGACACG GTAGAATTCGTTTGGAGGTAAGTTCAAGCCTGTGA